In Nonomuraea sp. NBC_00507, the following are encoded in one genomic region:
- a CDS encoding TIGR04013 family B12-binding domain/radical SAM domain-containing protein has translation MADVSVVVRYRKAVTYGVHALLAALETAKIEHDLRLGTTPEETAEHITASEADRVLVLWSFYSPDAEDMAAELATVKALSGGRGLHIAGGVHATAEPQQVIDAGWDLAGIGEGESTIIALVRALQEDRPLTTVPGLAIKDEDGVALRTRPAPQLPLDAFPSFVGRNGPIEITRGCRYTCRFCQTPFMFGGQFRHRSVDSVRAHARGMVDRGLRDIRFITPTSLSYGSPGPDPDLGAVEELLAGVKEELPPHGRVFFGSFPSEVRPEHVTPEAMRLLKKYVANDNLIIGAQSGSDKVLAASGRGHDTSPVRDAVRIAVEHGFRPNVDFIFGMPGEDESDQAASLKLAEDLADLGARIHTHTFMPLPGTPWRDAEPAFIPLSTMSELDRLAQRGDAYGHWRKQAEHSARLAETAKAYPRRARRRRTG, from the coding sequence GTGGCTGACGTCAGTGTGGTGGTCCGATACCGCAAGGCGGTGACGTACGGCGTGCACGCGCTGCTCGCCGCCCTGGAGACCGCGAAGATCGAGCACGACCTGCGGCTCGGCACCACTCCCGAGGAGACCGCCGAGCACATCACGGCCAGTGAGGCCGACCGGGTGCTGGTGCTCTGGTCCTTCTACTCGCCGGACGCCGAGGACATGGCGGCCGAGCTGGCCACCGTCAAGGCGCTGAGCGGCGGCCGAGGGCTGCACATCGCGGGCGGTGTGCACGCGACCGCGGAGCCGCAGCAGGTCATCGACGCGGGCTGGGACCTGGCGGGGATCGGCGAGGGCGAGTCGACGATCATCGCGCTGGTCCGCGCGCTGCAGGAGGACCGGCCGCTCACCACGGTCCCCGGGCTGGCGATCAAGGACGAGGACGGGGTCGCGCTCCGCACCAGGCCCGCGCCGCAGCTGCCGCTGGACGCGTTCCCGTCCTTCGTCGGCAGGAACGGGCCGATCGAGATCACTCGAGGGTGTCGTTATACGTGCCGCTTCTGTCAGACGCCCTTCATGTTCGGCGGCCAGTTCCGGCACCGGTCGGTCGACAGCGTGCGTGCGCACGCGCGGGGCATGGTGGACAGAGGGCTGCGCGACATTCGGTTCATCACGCCGACCTCGCTCTCCTACGGCTCCCCCGGCCCCGACCCCGATCTCGGCGCGGTGGAGGAGCTGCTGGCCGGGGTCAAGGAGGAGCTGCCGCCGCACGGGCGGGTGTTCTTCGGGAGTTTCCCGTCCGAGGTGCGCCCCGAGCACGTCACGCCGGAGGCCATGCGGCTGCTCAAGAAATACGTGGCCAACGACAACCTGATCATCGGCGCCCAGTCGGGGTCCGACAAGGTGCTGGCAGCCTCGGGACGGGGGCACGACACCTCGCCGGTGCGCGATGCGGTCAGGATCGCGGTCGAGCACGGCTTCCGGCCCAACGTCGACTTCATCTTCGGGATGCCCGGCGAGGACGAGAGCGATCAGGCCGCCTCGCTCAAGCTGGCCGAGGATCTGGCCGATCTCGGGGCGCGCATTCATACGCACACGTTCATGCCGCTGCCCGGCACGCCGTGGCGGGACGCCGAGCCGGCGTTCATCCCGCTCAGCACCATGAGTGAGCTCGACAGGCTGGCGCAGCGCGGGGACGCGTACGGACACTGGCGCAAGCAGGCCGAACACTCCGCGCGGCTGGCCGAGACGGCCAAGGCCTACCCCAGGCGGGCCCGGCGACGGCGTACGGGCTAG
- a CDS encoding MFS transporter has product MLVAKLYAYAFVGEFILLYPVYTLLFIDTGLSVAETSSLFVIWSVTGMVLEVPSGAWADAVSRRLLLCLGPLLAGAGYALWILFPSYWAFAVGFVLWGAQGALVSGAYEALAYEELECLGQESRYATVMGRAESAGLVAAAASIGLATPVFAVGGYPAVGVASVLACVLGAAVALTLPEHRTPGAVTEGSYLAVLRAGIAETRRNRGVLHAVLLVSFVTAIWGALEEYVPYLGVETGVAKAAIPLLVLVVWIGATAGGLLAGRAQGMSAPAYALTIGGAALAMAAGAVSGHPAGFALIAVAFGAFQLAGVVADARLQERITGPSRATVTSVAGLGTNVVTLAVYTAYGAASSGLPHGVAFAVLVAPYVLIALLAARPPAPASVQ; this is encoded by the coding sequence ATGCTCGTCGCGAAACTTTACGCCTACGCGTTCGTAGGCGAATTCATCCTGCTCTACCCGGTGTACACGCTGTTGTTCATCGACACCGGGCTGTCCGTGGCCGAGACCTCGTCCCTGTTCGTCATCTGGTCGGTGACCGGCATGGTGCTGGAGGTCCCGTCCGGCGCGTGGGCCGACGCCGTGTCCCGGCGTCTGCTCCTGTGCCTCGGCCCGCTCTTGGCCGGTGCCGGTTACGCCCTGTGGATCCTCTTTCCCTCCTATTGGGCGTTCGCCGTGGGCTTCGTGTTGTGGGGCGCTCAGGGCGCCCTCGTCTCCGGCGCCTACGAGGCCCTCGCGTACGAGGAGTTGGAGTGTCTCGGCCAGGAGAGCCGGTACGCCACCGTCATGGGCAGGGCCGAGTCCGCCGGTCTCGTTGCGGCGGCGGCGTCGATCGGGCTCGCGACGCCGGTGTTCGCGGTTGGCGGGTATCCCGCCGTGGGGGTGGCCAGCGTGCTGGCCTGCGTTCTCGGCGCCGCCGTCGCCCTGACGCTCCCCGAGCACAGAACCCCCGGCGCCGTTACGGAGGGCAGCTATTTGGCGGTGTTGCGGGCCGGCATCGCGGAGACCCGCAGGAATCGAGGCGTGCTCCACGCGGTGCTGCTGGTCTCCTTCGTCACGGCGATCTGGGGAGCCCTGGAGGAGTACGTCCCTTACCTAGGCGTCGAGACCGGCGTGGCCAAGGCCGCCATCCCCTTACTGGTGCTCGTCGTCTGGATCGGCGCCACGGCCGGCGGCCTGCTGGCCGGCAGAGCGCAGGGCATGTCCGCCCCCGCCTACGCCCTGACGATCGGAGGAGCGGCGCTCGCTATGGCAGCGGGGGCCGTGAGCGGGCATCCGGCCGGGTTCGCGCTGATCGCGGTGGCGTTCGGGGCGTTCCAGTTGGCCGGCGTGGTGGCCGACGCGCGGCTCCAGGAGCGGATCACCGGTCCTTCCCGGGCCACCGTGACGTCGGTCGCCGGCCTTGGGACGAATGTGGTCACCCTGGCGGTCTACACGGCCTACGGGGCCGCCTCGTCGGGCTTGCCGCATGGCGTCGCGTTCGCCGTCCTGGTGGCGCCGTACGTGCTGATCGCCCTGCTGGCGGCCCGTCCGCCGGCGCCGGCATCAGTTCAGTAG
- a CDS encoding S1 family peptidase, which translates to MVDALERDLGLSEAQVVTRLANEERAAAAESTLTAELGGSFGGAWLNDDASKLMVATTDPNAAPAIEAKGAQPVLVKRPLADLNAVMQKLDAAPRRATAAASLWFVDVKTNTVSVQAPTVEAADALVAAAGVDRSLVTVAATAERPGTYIDIIGGAPYYIGSSRCSVGFSVTRGSTPGFVTAGHCGRAGARTTNPTGTFQGSSFPGNDYAWVAAPGNNATPYVRGSGGSLVTVRGSTQASVGASICRSGSTTGWRCGLIQQHNATVRYAQGTVTGLTRTSACAQPGDSGGSFISGSQAQGVTSGGSGNCTTGGTTYHQPVNEILSAYGLTLRIG; encoded by the coding sequence ATGGTCGACGCGCTCGAACGCGACCTCGGCCTCTCCGAGGCGCAAGTCGTCACCCGGCTGGCCAACGAGGAACGCGCCGCGGCCGCGGAGTCCACGCTGACCGCCGAGCTCGGCGGGTCGTTCGGCGGCGCCTGGCTGAACGACGACGCCTCCAAGCTCATGGTCGCCACCACCGACCCCAACGCCGCCCCCGCCATCGAGGCGAAGGGCGCGCAGCCGGTCCTCGTCAAGCGCCCGCTGGCCGACCTCAACGCGGTCATGCAGAAGCTCGACGCGGCACCGCGGCGGGCCACCGCCGCCGCCTCCCTCTGGTTCGTCGACGTCAAGACCAACACCGTCTCCGTCCAGGCGCCCACGGTCGAGGCCGCCGACGCCCTCGTCGCGGCCGCCGGCGTCGACCGCAGCCTGGTCACCGTGGCGGCGACGGCAGAGCGGCCGGGGACGTACATCGACATCATCGGCGGCGCGCCGTACTACATCGGCTCCAGCCGCTGCAGCGTCGGCTTCTCCGTCACCAGGGGCAGCACTCCCGGCTTCGTCACCGCCGGGCACTGCGGCCGGGCCGGCGCCAGGACCACCAACCCCACGGGCACCTTCCAGGGCTCGTCCTTCCCCGGCAACGACTACGCGTGGGTCGCCGCCCCCGGCAACAACGCGACGCCGTACGTACGCGGCTCCGGCGGCTCGCTCGTGACCGTCCGCGGCTCCACCCAGGCCTCGGTCGGCGCGTCCATCTGCCGCTCCGGCTCGACCACCGGCTGGCGCTGCGGCCTCATCCAGCAGCACAACGCCACCGTCCGGTACGCGCAGGGCACCGTCACCGGCCTGACCAGGACCAGTGCCTGCGCCCAGCCGGGCGACTCCGGCGGCTCGTTCATCTCGGGCAGCCAGGCCCAGGGCGTGACCTCCGGCGGCTCGGGCAACTGCACCACCGGCGGCACGACATACCACCAGCCGGTCAATGAGATCTTGAGCGCTTACGGTCTCACGCTCCGAATCGGCTGA
- a CDS encoding VOC family protein, whose protein sequence is MTRPALGSLLLASTDPDRLRTWYAAALDPESDTDANGYRILKFGEFFLLIDTRNDVADKNPEPGRVILNFDVEDARAVAARMESAGVTWLAELEDRDGSLFATAIDPDGNYVQIIQLSEEHRKAM, encoded by the coding sequence ATGACGCGACCTGCCCTGGGCAGTCTGCTGCTCGCCAGCACCGACCCCGACCGCCTCCGGACCTGGTACGCCGCCGCCCTCGACCCCGAGAGCGACACCGACGCCAACGGCTATCGCATCCTCAAGTTCGGCGAATTCTTCCTGCTCATCGACACGCGGAACGACGTGGCGGACAAGAATCCCGAGCCCGGCCGGGTGATCCTGAACTTCGACGTGGAGGACGCCCGGGCCGTGGCAGCCCGCATGGAGAGCGCGGGCGTGACGTGGCTGGCGGAGCTGGAGGACCGCGACGGCAGCCTCTTCGCCACGGCGATCGACCCGGACGGCAACTACGTCCAGATCATCCAGCTCAGCGAGGAGCACAGGAAGGCGATGTGA
- a CDS encoding VOC family protein: MFGTTKAFSGFSVNDIAAAKKFYGETLGLRVSEEHGLLTLHIAGGTDILVYPKDNHTPATFTILNFPVEDIDKAVDELVARGVRFERYPHFKTDEKGILREEGPPIAWFTDPAGNILSVLQP, translated from the coding sequence ATGTTCGGCACGACGAAAGCGTTCAGCGGGTTCTCGGTGAACGACATCGCGGCGGCGAAGAAGTTCTATGGCGAGACGCTGGGGCTCCGGGTCTCCGAGGAGCACGGCCTGCTGACCCTCCACATAGCGGGCGGCACCGACATCCTGGTCTACCCGAAGGACAATCACACCCCGGCCACCTTCACGATTCTCAACTTCCCGGTGGAGGACATCGACAAGGCCGTGGACGAGCTGGTGGCACGTGGCGTGCGCTTCGAGCGCTACCCGCACTTCAAAACCGACGAGAAAGGCATCCTCCGGGAGGAGGGCCCGCCGATCGCCTGGTTCACCGACCCGGCGGGAAACATCCTTTCGGTTTTGCAGCCGTAG